tttaaagagaagccagtctagggttacttcatcgggtgctaaaacttgtgagctaaacaattattcaagtgctaataagaacagtctagaactcggatcactcaagtagaacagtccactgtcgtggtactactcactatgctgatcgatctcaccgtctaactgtcgttgaggtgagaggcgatcgcaagcaatagagatcaagtccgataggttcacaaaacaccctaatatctactttcgctgattagggatgcaatgctcattcaaaacagatctagcaacctaagcacttttgatgatcagattaaacctatgatctaacattaagcggccagtttaatgcaagcaataagaacagttatgaatgaagacaatcaatggattcacttatctatgtttagctcacgaaatcaacaccctagaaccctagacaagctagccgactactcagccatgaacatagaaaacacagagttcatagatgaataatactgcataaatataacagaaacaaagagagggttcaggatgatcttctctaaaacgagagagagagagatccttctccctttacaaggTATGAAATCACAAAGTAAAAAGCTCTAGAGTCTGTTTCTCTATGAAAAGTAGCGTAGAAtcatgtagaaaaatagaaaaagaagttatatcaaaagccacatgcggccagagagaaaaaaggataattagggcaaatcccgagatgttgtattttccttattcgtcgggaacaatcgcgggatcactccgtctgcttgttccgcttgatcgggaacagtcatcagactgttctgcgtgaaaatcaccaaactgcactgttttctgcttcttttgttccagcaggtccatctcccatccagtgcaactccagacctgtaatgactcgaaaaggactagaaagactcgataaagacttgaaaaccaattagaaaacatatatacaatgatgtataaaacaccatatatcaataaacaagaaaaattgtaaaaatattagtgatattgAAAAAATGAATATTGAAAAAGGAAACTCTTAAATATAGTTAATATTtactgaaaataattatttgatagtaattttatttttctaaacaaattataattgtaaaagattatgtGATATTAAATTCCTTTTCTAAAACCTTAAAAactgtaaaataatttttgataatttttttagatttgtatCATATGTTTAAGTTCTAACAaaaagagaattgtaaaaagttatttgataacatttttaagagagaatttgatgatgaacatgaaactaaaagttatttaattaacaaattagtgttaaaataatattgttaaaaattgtaaaaatagtaatttaattattattagtaaataGAAGTAATTATTTGATAGCAATATACCTTTTCTGACATTCTAAAGAGGAGAATTTTGTAAAAGGTTATATCacagtaattttccttttctaaaattctaaacaaaaacgTAAAagaatttaatagtattttaattttaaataaaaaacagatttataaaatataatgttttctttttaaaaaaaatcctaaaagataaaattaatgatatattactaagataataacaaaatgatttttaaagtaattataaatattattaatagtaatttttccattttaaaatcataaataaaagagaatttCAAAAGATTGTCTGATAGTAATTTTCTTCTAGTATTTTTacatgtgttaaaatatataatgattataaatatatatacaacgataataatatatttactgtCAGGCCCTGCCAGCCCATCcgtttataattattattttaccaaaatcattttttattgtcattgtatatatatttttagttttgagatagtttaagagatatcaaaattttaaatatataaatgtcatgtgtcacaatcaagTTAATCAGTGATTTTGAAGAATAACCTTAATATAatctttgtaattatattttcattgacatttttgaaaataaaagttattcTTAAATAGTGAAATTACGTaaaaagtgaaagaaaatatgatttttccAAAAGATCCGAGAGTCTTTTCCCGATCAGCCTATAGTCGGGACAGTGAGAGACCGCCCTACGCTTCTACGCCGTGGAATCTGCCGCGTTGACCGCGTTCTTGAACATGTTTAATGTAACGTAGAAGTTTCCAACACCTTCTTGAACATGGAAATGTAACGTAGAAGTTTTCATCACCTTCTTGAACATGGAAATGTAACGTAGAAGTTTTCATCACCTTCTTTGTAGCATCCCTATCCCCCGGGGATCGACCGGGGTTATCGAAAGGGAGCTATAGGCATGCGTATACCCTTATAGGCAACCCGCCATGTCAGTTACTGGTTCCATGAGTCGACGATCGCAttgctttctttgaaattcTGATCCACCCGTATCCATACACTTCTACTTACAGTCCTGCGCACAGGGAAAAGGAAAGGGAGGGTCTGAGTATTGGGTTACTCAGTGAAGTGACTCTAGACCAGCCTGCCCGCAAGACACTCTACATTACTCTATGCGGGAACCAGGACTGACTAGCCACTACAATCAACAATGCATCATAAAACATTTCACAACATCAATTCTAGCAACCTAACCGTCAATCAATACAATGAACTCAGTCATTGCTACACAACACTCATTAATAGAAGAGACCGACCcgacaaacaaaacaagagCAAACTGACTCCAATCAACCTAGACGTAGGACTCTATAGCCGTTTACGGATGTCCCTACGCGTTCCGGCTTATCCTGGACGGCGCCTCTTCCGAGCATCCGTACCCGCCCAGCTTCCTAGAGGCTACCCGGATTGCAGCACGTTGGCCACCTTGCACTGTCTGCCCCCCGGCCATTCATAGCCTTACACAGCCACCTTCTTTGGCTTGACTCAATCCTAAGGCGCCACTACACTTTCTTATTTATATCCCGCCCTCGCGCGGTTCATTACACATCACAACACATCACACCCTAGACCTAGACGCCCACCCATTCTCGGTGGCCCAAGCAGGACTACAAACAAGTTCATTGACACTTCCACTTTCACATTCTCGTTCTCTTACTCATACTCACACTTCCTTTTTCACTTACTCATTCACTTACACTTAGACTCTTACTCATTCTCATGCTCAAGACACCACCCGATATCGGTGTCTCACACTGTACACTTCACATAGATGATACCAAAGACAACTCGCTAACATACAGGCATCCATCACttaacacaagggtatcataaACAACCGTTAAACAAGATGCTAAGAGAAATCTCAATCATCACATGGGACCAAACAACACACAAGCATTCATTATACGATAgccacatcaacacaaggcagtccaTTAATGTCCCTTTTAATCAGTACGATAGTTCTTATGCATCATGGTTCATGCATCTAGCAACCTAGATCCCTCATGAACTAACACCCTAACTTCCACGCAAGAGCTAAACAAACCTAGTTCCAACAAGAATAATATAAAGGACTTGAGAGGAAACTGGGTTCGGATCACCTCACTTTAACTTAGAGCTGGACACAAGAGCGAGTGAAGATGAGATCTGAACCACCCGATTAATCAgctacaccaccaccaccggcgaTCACCACCACGACCACCACCAACACGCCGCCGGcaaggagagagaaagagagagatcggacgccgaggagagagagaagaagaagagagacgcgcggaagagaggagagaagagagaggagaaaaGAGAAAGACGGCGGCGCAAGGATGAGAGCTCGACGGCTAGGGTTTCCAGTTCTCCGGGAATCTCTGCAGAGCTCCGCCTCGATTTGTGAATAGGACAAAAAGAAGGTGGCTGCAATCCTTTTTATAAGGATGGGGAGGAGAGACCTAGGTTTTCTAGCTAATCGGGCCGTAGAGAAGCCCGATCCCATGGAAAAAATGTTGGGCccgggatagggatgttacaaTCTCCCCCACTTATTGGAATTCGGCCCCGAATTCCGCTCGTGTACTCCCAATACTTAACATCCTTTCCCCAATATTTTTCCAACGGTTTCTGCAATTCAAGCTAGCCCTTGGTGCGAACTCACTGCAGCTTTATACTACTCCCAAGTCACTTCAGGCGGTACTACTTGCTTCGAGGTTTCATAGGTCTTCTTTGCTTTGCCTTGTTGTTCTCCCCCACTTCGATCAAGCATACCCAATTCCTAACACTCGTCCTTTCGTCCCCGATTTCGGTGTGACATCCACTCGTCCTTTGCCCGCTAGCGGTTTCAGGGTGTTATCCGGGGCGCTTATTACTATCCTTACTCGGCCCCAATTGGTGATGTCGGTGTTGGTAACGCCAAAGACAATGGTTGAAAAACTGCTTGTAACCCAGAAACAAGATACTCTTCTTCTCTGCCCACCGTTTCAAGAATGGACAGCGGTTGTGCACGGTCTTCTGCTTTAGCACTGTAGAAGTCAAGCAGTGGAGTGTCTCTGTCCTGCCACCTCACAAACTCTCTTTTCCAGGTAGACAAAAATTTTCCTTTGGAAGCGCAACCAGTGGCTTAGCCTGGGAATACTTTGCAAGGAAGCTCCGCATGAAACTGATGATCGTGAAGGTTTTTCCAGAACCCGGAGCATGAGCCACGATACAATCCCCCTGCGGTGAGGCACCGCCCACAACCTCAAATGAGCTACCCGATGAGGCTTCATCTTGCTAGCATGCGTCGGATGAGCAGGGAGCCCACCTATCATCCGCCCTTCTGCAGATAACTAAATCTCAAAATCTGAATCCCCAAACTTTTAATCCGAGATTCGGAAGCATACGGTCTTGTGCACCTTTTCGCTTTACTGAAGTTCACCTCCACAATATCTAAGATGCTTTTGTCAATAACTCCGCAGACACGGCAACCATAACCCCTGTCGTCCCTTAGCATGAAGGAGTGCGCACCGCCTTCCACTTCATCGGTCTTTGATTCATTGCATGAGGTCTCTGCATCCTTGGAACACACTAATGACATGGTCTTTTCATTCCAGATATTACCAAGATCCTCATCTGCTGCTTCAGACTCATTACCACTTTCATCATCCTCAACGCCCGCATAGACACCCTTATCGTTGACCACACCATTTCCAATGGCAAGGACCTTTTCTCTTCTCGTTTGTCCCACGCAGACATCTCTGTCCAAGACCATACCGTTTTCTATAGCAAGGAGGTTGTCTCTGCTACTTTGTCCCTCCACCAATGCAGTAATGGCACAAGACATCTCCCGTTCCTTCCCCAAAACAACCTCCTCAAAAGCGGACTGCGGCGTCACAGGCACCGCATCGCCTTGTCCCTTCTGATGCTGCACCAGACTCGACTGAAACGGGTGCTTGGGTTTCTAAATAGCATCTTCATCACATCGTCGGAATCAAGAATAACAATCTCCGTGGAAGGGACCACACAGAAAGCCTTCTTCGAACCATTATCATCCAAGTCAATCATGCAATCCAAAGCCAGCTGATTCTCCAAACTCTAAAGCTCTCCTTGCCATCCTCTGCTGCTGTTGCTCCAAACACAGTATGCAAGCGACGGATACGACCAGATGCAGCGCTTCACCTGTCCCATCCTCAGGTTAGCCACCCCTTCCAATTCCTTAGTAACGCTCCCGAACTCACCACCGTCTAGAGCCTTGGCATGTTGCCGACCGCAAAGGGTTGAGAAAGGTCGTTGACTTTCGACGAGTTCCTTAACCGCTTCGCTTCGGAGGAGCCGAGAGAGAGTCCGTTATCACCAGGCTCCCTTTTGCGGTGACCTTTAGAGGGAGGTTGGAGAATCTCCATGAGGGAAGCAGAAATCCCTAACTGAAATGGTGCCACACCCTGGTACAGTTCCTGCTTTCGGACGCGTCCCTCCTTCCCGGTTTCGATGACTCCTACTAAATCCGAATTCCCGAAAATGAACTATAATCGTCCTACTCCCCGCCCTTATAACCCGAACTTTAAACCTTTGCTCGCTCATCTTAAAACCAACGAATGAATTTGATAGATAAATGGAGTAGGACTACAATAGTTCAGAAATGCCTAAGGCGTCTGCACACACGCTGTCACGCCCCCAATCCTGAGAAGGATTGTCGGGACGGACTATGGCTCGAGGAAACGAACCAGCCGATCCTTGTGATCAAAGGCAAGCGTTCCATAGTCCAAATACAAAGGTTAAGTATGAAAAGACTTAACAAAATAAGCTGAGAAAGAAATAGACAGCTAGAACGAGTTAGACGGTAGCTGGACAAAGTGCACGAGTAGCTCGACCAGCTCACAGAAGCTCAGTAGAGTGTACTCCAGCTCCCTCACTACTAAGTCAGCTCCACTAGCTGGactactagctcactcagctgggtcagctgggagtcagctcatctcagctagaCGGACTGTTCGGGTTTCGGGACAGTGGTCCGGGTCCGGGCCGGTGGCGGGCTGGGTGGTCCAGCCATGTGGTCCATGGACCGGTGGGCTCTTGGGCAAGGCCGTGGGCTGTGTCTAGGGGGCCTGGGGGATGGTTTGGGCTTAAGCCTGACCCAATATAATGGCCTGATAGGCGTTGGGGTGCAAGGGAACAAAGGGGTGCAACCTGTTTTCCAAGTCATGCCTTTTCGGTACAAGTCGTGCCTGTTCGTGGGGCAAGACTTACCCcctcatttcctataaatagggccTCGTCCCATTCACTTTTCTCATCCAGTTCCAGAGTAAAATACTCAGAGAAAGTcgtagagaaagagagagagagaaagagagagtttccGGTCAATACCGAGGCTGTTTGAGTGGTGGTTAGTTTTCCGGCGACTCTGATCGTTTGTGAAACAACCTCTGGTCAATATGGAAGATCAGAATGGAGAGAAGAACCTGGAGAACCCAGTCGTGGTTCAGAAGGTATGGTATGGGCTTTGGTCCCATCAGACCTTACGGTTAGCCCTTGTGGTCGAACCGAGGATCTGGTCGGTTCATTAGTCCCAACCGTTTCTCCTTATCTGTTTCTAGtctatctttttctcttctttcagATGATGCACGAAGGGTTGTGTCTGTTGGGCCCAAGGGTTGCATCCCTTGACTTGAATGGTCACACCCTAACCACTAACTAGACCATGAGTCGGTTATGCGGGACAGTGCGGTTCGTACCAATGATTAAGGGGTTGGCCTGAACGTTTTGGAAAGTCACCAAAGGGTACAAGTTGCCAAGAGTCATGAGTGCCAAGGGTCATGAGAGTCCAAAGAGTACGAGTAACCAGATGGTATGGGATACCAGAGAGTTATGAGTACTATAAGGTACCATAGACCAGGAGGTGTCAATGACCAAGGGGCACGAGATACCAAAGGGTGCGAGTTCCAAAGGGTGCCAATGGATGCAGGTTCTGTCCGGTCCATATGGTTCAGTCCCAAACCTTAAGTCAAGGACGTATGCACAGTTGTCTAACCGGAGTAGTGAGTCGCAAGGTCTGGCCGGTTGATGATCAATTCGGGCTGAGCTTGGGCCTTACTCAATGGTATGGATCCAGGCCAGTACTGGATCAGGTAAGGGAGTCCGTTGGGCCTTTGAGCCGGACTTCAAGATTGACCGGTCGAACCTAGATTCTGTCCGGATAGTCGGACTGGTCTTTGGGACGATACGGACTGGTCGTGTTCTGATATTTTGTCTGGGCTGTCTATCTATTCTAAGtcgtggggtggttggttgatagACTTAGGATATGATAGGCAGTTCCAAATCATTTTGTTCATATAATAATGTTGTTTAAGGTTTATTAAATTTCtaggaaccaaaccaaaacatgtAGGATTAATCCGATATCACTTCGGTTATGATTAAATGCTtattggttatggtttcaggAAATGCGGCTTGTGGTGGTCAAGCCAAGGAACCGTGAAGGCTCTATCAGTGAGAAGCTGTGCCGTGTGTGGGTAAACGAAGCTAGGGAAGAACTAGTTATTGTTTACGAGACTATTAAGAAACTATGTATTGGATCACATGATTAGGAGTATTATAATGTAAACTACAAGgatgttttttttaagttattatttattccGCTGTACTATCTGGTCACTTTGTTTATGAACCTCATATTTGAATATGACTTAGTAAATAAAAGACTTAAAAATGGATCAAACAAGCAAAGAAAACAATAAGTAAGTCTGCGGATCCAGTTGGGCCGAGAGGCCAggatcgggtcttacaagttggtatcagagcatgcttgattctaggatagTTGGGTTATGGTAGTCTACACACACACTCGCAGCCCGCTGATTAAGGTCTCACGGTGAGGTTATTGATTGCTTAGCCTAGGGATTCTGTTTGTTCTCTTCTTTTATTATGTTGTCCTTGTACTAACTTGTCTGGAATCCTTAGGGTGGTAAAAGCAAATCAGGAAGAACTCGAAAGAGTAAGGGAGCGACCGGACAGTCCAGCCAACGGGTGGACGATGTCAATCCGGCCGGGTTACCAACCGATCCGGTTGTAGCTAACACCGGTGCAGGAACAACAGGAGATCCGGCAACCCTTACTCCAGGGCGAGTTGATGGTACGATAAGGGAGGACGACCAGGAGCATGAAGAGGAAGTAGAATCCTCAAATGCCGAGCGTCGGGTCGACCCACGTACAGGCGCAGTCGATGGTGAAGGAAACCAGGCCGCAGGGCCGTCCATGAAGGACGTGCTAGAAGCCATGAAGCTTATGGGCAATCAGATGGTTGCTATGACTCAGATGGTCACCCCTTTGGTGAACTCATCAGTGGGTCAAGCGCCACCTACCGCAACGCCCATAGCAAATGGTACGGCCCGGGAAACGGCTGAGGTGATTGAGATCGACCCACCCGTAAGGACTGAGAAGAAGGTGGACTATCTGAGCTTGTTGCAGCACATCACCCGTCTGGGTACGCAACACTTCTCAGGTAGCACCGATCCCATAGAGGCAGACGAGTGGAGGAGTAGGCTTGTCCGAAACTTCAATTCTACTCGTTGCCCAGAGGATTATCAGAGAGACATTGCGATCCACTTCCTGGAAGGGGACGCACATAATTGGTGGTTGGCTTTAGATAAGCGCACCAATGGAAGTCTCCGAAGTTTTGCGGATTTTGAAGTGGAATTCAACCGCAAATACTTTCCTGCAGAGGCTTGGGACCGTCTGGAAGCTAAATTCCTAGATTTGGTCCAAGGCCGCAGAACCGTACGGGAGTACGAagaggagttcaaccggctcagacGGTTTGTTGGAAGGGAGCTTGAGGACGAGGCAGTCCAGGTCCGTCGGTTCATCCGAGGCTTAAGGCCTGAACTGAAGACCCACTGCTCGATCCGCACCTTCAGCACCGTGAATGAGCTGGTCGAACGAATGGCTCTTTTGGAGTCTAACCTAGCTGAGGAAGCCAAGGTTAAGGCTAAGTCGCAGTCTGGCCAGTCTGGCAAGACCAACGACCGAAAGAGGAAATGGGACCAGGTAGACGGAGGCAAGACCTCTGGTGGTCGACCTGAGTGTCCTAAGTGCGGCAAACACCATCCAGGTGAATGCTGGAAGGCCATGGGGGCTTGTGTGCGATGTGGCAGTATGGACCATAAGATCCAGAACTGCACTCGACCAAACCAGAACTCAGGCCAGTCTGGAGGAAGCGGCTCTCCTACTTGTTTCCAGTGTGGCAAGAGTGGACATTACAAGACGGACTGTCCCCAGCTACGTGGAGGTCAAGGGAAGGGTCGTGGAGACAATGGCAAACCAAGCCAGAGCAGGCCAGCTTCAAACCCTCGGGTTTACGAGCTGTCCCGTGATGACAGTGCTTCCGGGTCGCTGGACTCGATCACTGGTAATTTCTGAATTTGATCTTTTTACTTTAAAAGTAGAATTGTTTTGGTCTGGAACCTAGAAGGTTCTAGGGGATTCTGATGTGGGTCTCTGATAGGGACCCTCAtgattggtggtgtggaaacacacgTACTTTTCGACACAGgggctacacatagttttgtgagtccggAACTGGTCGGAAAGGGTCTGTTCTGTCTGGACGCTGGGGATACTTCGGTGATAGTGAATGCAGCCGGAGGGCAAGTAATGCATTCACTGGGCAATATGTCAAATATCCCAGTGTCAATTCAGGGAAGAGATTTCCCTGTGAATCTGATTTGTGTCCACCtaaagaatcacgaggtgatcttAGGTATGGATTGGTTGGGAAGGTATCGGGCCACTCTCGATTGCCATAGGGGTCGTGTGCAATTGGAGAATGGACTTCACCCGATTCAGTACCAAGGTCTGAGTCCGGCTCTAGGAAAAGtagtggtatcagcagtccGAGCAGTACGGATGCTGAAACAGGGTTGCGAGTCCTTTTtggccacaatcaccactacgGAGCCCGACTGTTCTGTTTGTCTGAAAGACCCTGCAGAGGATTCGTTGGTGTCTGAGTTCCGAGATGTGTTTCAGGCGCTACAGGGAGTTCCCCCTGATACTGTTAGGCCCGAACCGTTTATGATTGAACTAGAGCCAGGGACAGTTCCGCTGTCCAAGAGTCCGTACCGAATGGCTCCGGCCGAGATGGCTGAGCTGAAGAAGCAATTAGAAGAATTGCTTGACAAGGGGTTCATACGTCCAAGTAGCTCCCCTTGGggtgcaccagtcctctttgtgaaaaagaaggatggtagcaTGC
The sequence above is drawn from the Raphanus sativus cultivar WK10039 chromosome 7, ASM80110v3, whole genome shotgun sequence genome and encodes:
- the LOC108829271 gene encoding uncharacterized protein LOC108829271 — its product is MEDQNGEKNLENPVVVQKMMHEGLCLLGPRVASLDLNVTKGYKLPRVMSAKGHESPKSTSNQMEMRLVVVKPRNREGSISEKLCRVWGGKSKSGRTRKSKGATGQSSQRVDDVNPAGLPTDPVVANTGAGTTGDPATLTPGRVDGTIREDDQEHEEEVESSNAERRVDPRTGAVDGEGNQAAGPSMKDVLEAMKLMGNQMVAMTQMVTPLVNSSVGQAPPTATPIANGTARETAEVIEIDPPVRTEKKVDYLSLLQHITRLGTQHFSGSTDPIEADEWRSRLVRNFNSTRCPEDYQRDIAIHFLEGDAHNWWLALDKRTNGSLRSFADFEVEFNRKYFPAEAWDRLEAKFLDLVQGRRTVREYEEEFNRLRRFVGRELEDEAVQVRRFIRGLRPELKTHCSIRTFSTVNELVERMALLESNLAEEAKVKAKSQSGQSGKTNDRKRKWDQVDGGKTSGGRPECPKCGKHHPGECWKAMGACVRCGSMDHKIQNCTRPNQNSGQSGGSGSPTCFQCGKSGHYKTDCPQLRGGQGKGRGDNGKPSQSRPASNPRVYELSRDDSASGSLDSITGTLMIGGVETHVLFDTGATHSFVSPELVGKGLFCLDAGDTSVIVNAAGGQVMHSLGNMSNIPVSIQGRDFPVNLICVHLKNHEVILGMDWLGRYRATLDCHRGRVQLENGLHPIQYQGLSPALGKVVVSAVRAVRMLKQGCESFLATITTTEPDCSVCLKDPAEDSLVSEFRDVFQALQGVPPDTVRPEPFMIELEPGTVPLSKSPYRMAPAEMAELKKQLEELLDKGFIRPSSSPWGAPVLFVKKKDGSMRLCIDYRGLNRVTVKNKYPLPRIDELLDQLKGAKWFSKIDLASGYHQIPIEPNDIRKTAFRTRYGHYEFVVMPFGLTNAPAAFMKMMNSVFQDFLDESVIIFIDDILIYSKDEESHRKHLRAVLGRLREHKLYAKLSKCSFWQKSIGFLGHIVSDQGVSVDPEKIRAIKDWPRPRSATEVRSFLGLAGYYRKFVKGFASLAQPMTRLTGKDVKFTWSEECERCFSALKDMLTSAPVLVLPEADQPYVVYTDASITGLGCVLTQNGKVIAYASRQLRKHEGNYPTHDLEMAAVVFALKIWRSYLYGAKVQILTDHKSLKYIFTQPELNLRQRRWMEFVADYDLDISYHPGKANLVADALSRRRADVSAEREAGDLEGTVRSLQLNALTNESEPLGLEAVNQADLLTRIRLAQGHDENLNKVARNDRTEYQIAKDGTILVNGRISVPNDKGLFFFFVTEILLRNRS